TAAAAAAGTGAGCAGCAAAGTCGATGGCAAAGTAGCAGTGTCCATAAACTAAATTAAGAGTGGTTTACAGGAGGTGACTTGTTCATTATCAATTATTCGCTAATTTATCCTCCCGCTTATGTACTGTTGCCACAAACGAGCCAGATCGTGTGCTTGAGATTGCCATTCTGGAGACACTTGGTACATGCGCCTGGGACGTCCGCGTCCTTCCAGTTTCTTCCAATACCCAGTGATTGCCTTCTGATCTTCAAGGAATTTAATCGCACTGTAAAGTACGGTATCTGAAAGCCGATAGGTTGGATATTCTGTTTCCAGTCGTTGGATCAACTCCGTTCCATAGGATTCGCCTTGTAATAAGACATACAAGATATAACAAACAGCGAGCTCCTGACAAAGATAAGTTGGCGGAGGATTTTCAAAGAAGTGATATATATCCTCAAGTTTCATGGTTAGTGAATGACTAAAAAATGCCTAAGGGTTGAGCTTACAATCTCCGTAAACAGTATAGAATACTACTTTTTGAGATAAGTATATAGCGCTGCTTAGGCTGGATCACCAAAGGTCAAAAATGACATGAGACACATTCCACGCTTACTAACCGTGGAACGGATGCACCAACCATAGGGATACAAAAACTTGTACCCCTACCCAAGCTTCTGACATAGTGTTGAGGAGCGATCTGACAACGGCTATGCCGCAGTAGTGTCAAGTAATGCCAAGGGCGTGAGGACTGCTTAAGCATAAAATACCGTCTAAGCAATTTTAAATGGAAAATGCGGTATTTATGTAAAACTTAATCAAAACTTTGTTGGGCAGTAATTATCCTTAGGGTTTTTGCTTAAAGATTAGGCAAAAAATCATGTTTTATTTCAAGCTCACTCAAGAGTGTCCACTCTCAAAAAAGAGTTTAGTACAGAATTTCTCTACTAGAAATACTCC
The sequence above is a segment of the Mastigocladopsis repens PCC 10914 genome. Coding sequences within it:
- a CDS encoding PadR family transcriptional regulator, whose amino-acid sequence is MKLEDIYHFFENPPPTYLCQELAVCYILYVLLQGESYGTELIQRLETEYPTYRLSDTVLYSAIKFLEDQKAITGYWKKLEGRGRPRRMYQVSPEWQSQAHDLARLWQQYISGRIN